A genomic region of Oryza glaberrima chromosome 1, OglaRS2, whole genome shotgun sequence contains the following coding sequences:
- the LOC127769436 gene encoding alliin lyase-like: MAIGWHRSQSLASAGLGLHVLLCSSLLLNAVFIAHQFLGASPPATPERLGDGLSWALQAAKEAEDVAAVDCSGHGSVFLDGVTGEDGRPGCECNSCFSGPDCSVRIPNCAADGQGGDPLFLEPYWKRHAAASAVVFSGWHRLSYITTDGHLKSVELDRQIRRLHRAVGNAVVDDKYLVFGTGSTHLINALVYALSPEGNAASPPASVVATVPYFAMYKSQTVMFDGREYRWDGTTAAWANNNSSRNPTRGFIEFVTSPNNPDSTLHEPILAGSSAIVDHAYYWPHLTHIPAPADEDVMLFTTSKLSGHAGSRFGWALVRDEKVASRAISYIEESTVGTSRETQLRVLKILKVILANLHGKEDIFAFGYDVMSSRWRRLNAVVSRSTRISLQKMPPQYCTYFNRIKEPSPAYAWVKCEWVEDDDCYETLLAAGINSLTGTVNEAGTRYTRLSLIKTQDDFDMLLERITEFVDAEKHGRAPAASSSM; encoded by the exons ATGGCGATAGGATGGCATAGGTCACAGAGCCTGGCGTCTGCAGGGCTCGGGCTGCACGTCCTCCTCTGCTCGTCGTTGCTGCTCAACGCCGTCTTCATCGCGCACCAATTCCTCGGGGCCTCACCGCCGGCAACGCCGGAGCGGCTCGGCGACGGGCTGAGCTGGGCACTGCAGGCGGCCAAGGAGGCCGAGGACGTGGCCGCCGTCGACTGCTCCGGCCACGGGAGCGTGTTCCTGGATGGCGTCACCGGCGAGGACGGGCGGCCCGGGTGCGAGTGCAACAGCTGCTTCTCCGGTCCGGACTGCTCCGTCCGAATCCCCAACTGCGCCGCCGACGGTCAAGG CGGGGACCCGTTGTTCCTGGAGCCGTATTGGAAGCGCCACGCCGCGGCCAGCGCCGTGGTGTTCTCCGGGTGGCATCGCTTGAGCTACATCACCACCGATGGCCACTTAAAGTCCGTTGAGCTCGatcgccagatccggcggctcCACAGGGCCGTCGGCAACGCGGTCGTCGACGACAAGTACTTGGTCTTCGGGACCGGCTCCACCCACCTGATCAACGCGCTGGTGTACGCGCTCTCCCCGGAAGGcaacgccgcctcgccgccggccagcgtCGTCGCCACCGTGCCGTATTTCGCG ATGTACAAGTCACAGACCGTCATGTTCGACGGCCGGGAGTACAGATGGGACGGGACAACCGCTGCGTGGGCAAACAACAACAGCTCCCGGAACCCCACCAGGGGTTTCATTGAGTTCGTCACCTCGCCGAACAACCCCGACAGCACGTTGCACGAGCCCATCCTCGCCGGCTCGTCGGCGATCGTCGACCACGCGTACTACTGGCCTCACCTGACGCACATCCCGGCGcccgccgacgaggacgtcATGCTCTTCACCACGTCCAAGCTCTCCGGCCACGCCGGCAGCAGATTCGG GTGGGCGCTGGTAAGGGACGAGAAGGTCGCGAGCAGGGCGATATCCTACATCGAGGAGAGCACCGTGGGCACGTCCCGGGAGACCCAGCTCCGGGTGCTGAAGATCCTCAAGGTGATACTGGCCAACCTGCACGGCAAGGAGGACATCTTCGCCTTCGGCTACGACGTGATGAGCAGCCGGTGGCGAAGGCTCAACGCCGTCGTGTCGCGGTCCACCCGGATCTCGCTGCAGAAGATGCCACCCCAGTACTGCACTTACTTCAACCGGATCAAAGAACCATCGCCAG CCTACGCTTGGGTGAAATGCGAGTGGGTGGAAGACGACGACTGCTACGAGACGCTGCTGGCGGCGGGGATCAACTCGCTTACCGGCACTGTTAACGAGGCCGGCACTCGGTACACGCGGCTGAGCCTCATCAAGACGCAGGACGACTTCGACATGCTCCTGGAGAGGATCACCGAATTTGTCGATGCCGAGAAGCACGGCAGAGCTCCCGCTGCCTCCAGCTCCATGTGA